From Candidatus Vondammii sp. HM_W22, one genomic window encodes:
- the argS gene encoding arginine--tRNA ligase — MKLQIQQLVSQALERIAADGVIPAYQIPQPIIERVRDTQYGDFACNVAMVLAKVARAKPRDLAEKLMAAIPGSELVEKVEIAGPGFINFYLGSSAYHELVPQVLQQGYNYGRSNLGEGKRVQVEFVSANPTGPLHVGHGRGAAYGAVVSDLLAAVGFDVHREYYVNDAGRQMDILAASVWLRYLELCDEALVFPSNGYKGDYVWDIAATLHREHGEVYKHASEEVFSDLPAGDDKELHIDALIQRAKQLLGDNRYRFVFELAINTILDDIRDDLALFGVKYDEWYSERSLTESGAVNKTIERLRDSGHVYEKGGALWFRSTEFGDEKDRVVVRENGQSTYFASDIAYHMDKLERGFDRVIDVWGADHHGYVPRVKAAMEAVGDDPAKLDVLLVQFANLYRDGKKVQMSTRSGSFVTLRKLQKEVGTDAARFFYVMRKCEQHLDFDLDLAKSQSSDNPVYYVQYAHARVCSVLKQAAEKGINVEVTDGVTHLDLLTEEHEQALLRTISRYPEVVETSALNEEPHQLTHYVRELANDFHTYYNAHPFLVEDDALRDARIKLILAIRQVLKNGLNLIGVSAPEKM, encoded by the coding sequence ATGAAGCTCCAGATTCAACAACTGGTCTCCCAGGCGCTTGAGCGGATTGCCGCCGATGGCGTAATTCCCGCATATCAGATTCCTCAGCCTATTATTGAGCGGGTGCGTGATACGCAGTATGGGGACTTTGCCTGCAATGTGGCAATGGTACTGGCGAAGGTGGCACGCGCTAAACCACGTGATCTGGCGGAGAAACTGATGGCGGCAATACCGGGATCGGAACTGGTTGAGAAGGTAGAAATTGCAGGCCCCGGATTTATCAATTTCTATCTGGGCAGTAGCGCATACCATGAGCTTGTACCCCAGGTGCTTCAGCAGGGTTACAACTATGGCCGCAGCAATCTGGGTGAGGGTAAGCGGGTTCAGGTAGAGTTTGTCTCCGCCAATCCTACCGGACCATTGCATGTGGGGCATGGTCGTGGTGCTGCCTATGGTGCCGTGGTCTCTGATCTGCTGGCGGCTGTCGGTTTCGATGTTCACCGGGAATACTATGTCAACGATGCCGGACGGCAGATGGATATTCTGGCTGCCAGCGTCTGGTTGCGCTACCTGGAGCTGTGCGACGAAGCACTGGTTTTTCCGTCCAATGGCTATAAAGGTGACTACGTTTGGGATATTGCCGCCACGCTTCACCGTGAGCATGGCGAGGTATACAAACATGCATCTGAAGAAGTTTTCAGTGACCTTCCGGCGGGTGACGACAAGGAGCTGCATATCGATGCCCTGATCCAGCGGGCAAAGCAGTTATTGGGCGATAATCGTTACCGTTTTGTTTTCGAGTTGGCGATTAATACGATTCTGGATGATATCCGGGATGATCTGGCACTGTTTGGTGTGAAATATGATGAGTGGTACTCCGAACGCAGCCTGACAGAGTCGGGTGCGGTAAATAAGACCATTGAGCGACTGCGGGACTCAGGCCACGTCTATGAGAAAGGTGGTGCCCTCTGGTTTCGCTCTACCGAATTTGGCGATGAGAAGGACCGGGTGGTGGTGCGTGAGAACGGCCAGTCCACCTATTTTGCATCTGATATCGCTTACCATATGGATAAGCTGGAACGCGGCTTTGACCGGGTGATCGACGTCTGGGGCGCTGATCATCACGGCTATGTGCCGCGCGTCAAAGCTGCCATGGAAGCGGTGGGTGACGATCCCGCGAAACTCGATGTGCTGCTGGTTCAGTTTGCCAACCTCTACCGGGATGGAAAAAAAGTGCAGATGTCCACGCGTTCGGGCTCGTTCGTTACCCTGCGCAAACTACAGAAAGAGGTGGGTACGGATGCGGCGCGGTTTTTCTACGTGATGCGCAAATGTGAGCAGCACCTGGATTTTGATCTCGATCTGGCCAAGTCACAGTCCAGTGACAACCCTGTCTATTATGTTCAGTATGCCCATGCACGAGTCTGCAGTGTGTTGAAACAGGCGGCAGAAAAAGGGATCAATGTGGAGGTCACCGATGGGGTTACTCACCTCGATCTGTTGACCGAAGAACATGAGCAGGCCCTGCTGCGAACAATTTCCCGCTACCCTGAAGTGGTGGAGACATCGGCGCTCAATGAAGAGCCTCATCAGCTGACCCACTATGTGCGGGAGCTGGCCAACGATTTTCATACTTATTATAACGCTCATCCCTTCCTGGTTGAGGATGACGCTCTGCGTGATGCCCGAATCAAATTGATTCTGGCTATCCGCCAAGTGCTGAAAAACGGGCTGAACCTGATAGGGGTCTCCGCCCCGGAGAAGATGTAA
- a CDS encoding SPOR domain-containing protein, which yields MARDYKSRANPPRAKKKAPVSGWIWFTGGLLVGLFISALVWLKLSPAGAGMAPRAHQEPVEKKAGRRQKQPRKKAIAKPRFDFYTILPEMEVVVPDPEPEPVTKSTGRAGVSGAKKTVSASYMLQMGSFREFSDADHLKASLALVGLEAEIQRVNINGGDIYHRVRSGPYTREQVNSLRARLKANKINSLVIKLKK from the coding sequence GTGGCAAGGGATTACAAGAGTCGGGCCAACCCGCCAAGAGCGAAGAAAAAAGCACCGGTCTCCGGCTGGATCTGGTTCACTGGCGGTCTATTGGTCGGTCTGTTTATCAGTGCGCTGGTCTGGTTGAAGCTATCGCCGGCCGGAGCAGGCATGGCCCCGCGGGCTCATCAAGAACCGGTGGAGAAGAAGGCCGGACGGAGACAGAAGCAGCCTAGGAAGAAAGCCATTGCCAAGCCGCGGTTTGATTTCTATACCATTCTGCCTGAAATGGAAGTGGTGGTGCCGGACCCAGAGCCGGAACCCGTGACTAAATCTACCGGGCGGGCTGGAGTTTCAGGCGCCAAGAAAACCGTATCTGCCAGTTATATGCTGCAGATGGGGTCTTTCAGGGAGTTCTCAGATGCCGACCATCTCAAAGCCAGCTTGGCCCTAGTAGGCCTGGAGGCTGAGATTCAGCGAGTCAATATCAACGGTGGTGATATCTACCACCGTGTTCGTAGCGGTCCTTATACCCGGGAGCAGGTGAATTCCCTGCGTGCCAGATTGAAGGCCAACAAGATCAACAGTCTGGTGATCAAGCTTAAAAAATAG
- a CDS encoding acylneuraminate cytidylyltransferase family protein: protein MLKLQPEIVALIPLRGGSKSIPKKNIKHIAGKPLCAWVLERAVACEAINHVYVSTDSDEIARVVGDLCMGINIMHRPAEMATDEASTESVMLHFAERVNFDILVTIQATSPLLRAKHLDDAIKQFSDDGLESMLSAVRATRFFWNDDGIPINYDPLFRPRRQNFRGTFMENGAFYLTQRAILEKYRCRLGGRIGVFEMPKETALEIDEPSDWDTIKKLLSQVDE from the coding sequence ATGTTGAAATTACAGCCAGAAATAGTTGCTCTTATACCGTTGCGTGGCGGATCAAAAAGTATCCCCAAAAAAAATATCAAACACATAGCAGGGAAACCTTTGTGTGCCTGGGTGCTAGAAAGAGCTGTAGCATGTGAGGCTATTAACCATGTTTATGTGTCTACTGACTCGGACGAAATTGCTCGGGTTGTTGGTGATTTGTGTATGGGAATAAATATTATGCATCGTCCTGCTGAAATGGCTACCGATGAAGCATCTACTGAGTCCGTGATGTTACATTTCGCTGAGAGAGTTAATTTTGATATATTGGTAACTATTCAGGCAACCTCGCCTCTGTTAAGAGCGAAACATCTTGATGACGCAATAAAGCAGTTCTCTGATGACGGGTTGGAATCAATGCTGAGTGCAGTCAGAGCAACACGTTTCTTCTGGAATGATGATGGGATCCCTATCAATTATGACCCATTATTTCGTCCGCGTCGCCAGAATTTTCGTGGAACTTTTATGGAGAATGGAGCCTTTTATCTGACTCAGCGCGCGATACTGGAAAAGTACCGGTGCCGACTCGGAGGGAGAATTGGCGTGTTTGAAATGCCCAAAGAAACAGCTCTCGAAATAGATGAGCCTAGTGACTGGGACACTATTAAGAAATTGCTTTCGCAGGTAGATGAATAA
- a CDS encoding UDP-glucuronic acid decarboxylase family protein: MNKILVSGGAGFLGSHLCERLLHENNEVLCIDNLFTGEKKNIVHLFDNPYFEFLRHDVTFPLYVEVDKIYNLACPASPIHYQYDSAQTTKTSVLGAINMLGLAKRTGARILQASTSEVYGDPEIHPQPESYFGNVNPIGVRSCYDEGKRCAETLFFDYYRQYGIDIKVVRIFNTYGPNMNPDDGRVVSNFIVQALKGKDITIYGDGQQTRSFCYVDELVDGLIRMMRSDNGFTGPVNLGNPFEFTILELAEMIIKITGSASTIINKPLPSDDPRQRQPDISLAKDKLEWEPIVKLEDGLKDTIEYFKELIKK, encoded by the coding sequence ATGAATAAAATATTGGTAAGTGGTGGAGCGGGTTTTTTGGGGTCTCATCTATGTGAGAGACTTCTACATGAAAACAATGAAGTATTATGCATAGATAACCTATTTACAGGTGAGAAGAAGAATATTGTTCACCTTTTTGATAATCCTTATTTTGAATTTTTACGGCACGACGTGACATTTCCTCTCTACGTTGAAGTAGATAAGATTTACAATTTGGCTTGTCCGGCAAGCCCAATTCATTACCAGTACGATTCGGCGCAAACAACTAAAACAAGCGTCCTTGGTGCGATCAATATGCTGGGACTTGCAAAACGTACGGGGGCTCGTATCCTGCAAGCATCAACCTCGGAGGTATATGGTGATCCTGAAATACACCCGCAGCCAGAATCCTATTTTGGTAATGTAAATCCTATAGGTGTCCGTTCTTGCTATGATGAAGGTAAGCGCTGTGCTGAAACACTATTTTTTGACTATTATCGCCAGTATGGTATCGATATTAAAGTTGTCCGTATATTCAATACATATGGACCAAATATGAACCCGGATGATGGGCGTGTCGTGAGTAATTTCATTGTTCAGGCGTTAAAAGGGAAGGATATTACAATTTACGGTGATGGACAGCAGACACGTAGTTTTTGTTATGTTGATGAATTGGTTGATGGATTGATACGAATGATGCGATCAGATAATGGTTTTACTGGACCGGTTAATCTTGGTAATCCCTTTGAGTTTACTATTCTTGAGTTGGCTGAGATGATAATTAAAATCACAGGTAGTGCATCTACAATAATAAACAAACCATTGCCATCTGATGATCCAAGACAACGTCAACCAGATATTTCTTTGGCTAAGGATAAATTAGAATGGGAGCCAATAGTAAAATTGGAGGATGGTTTAAAGGATACAATTGAGTATTTCAAGGAACTAATTAAAAAGTGA
- a CDS encoding mannose-1-phosphate guanylyltransferase/mannose-6-phosphate isomerase: MININSIKAVILAGGSGTRLWPLSRLQLPKQFLRLQGERTLLESTVEHLSPLILPSDVLVVTGVEHAEGEAYNSLRPYQTLLEPVGRNTAPAIALAAAWLQNHGDGEDPIMVVLPADHIIKQTEALQDALRKSVDLAKEGKLITFGIKPTRPDTGYGYIKVRDQFATNGAMETLPVEQFTEKPSQTRAEQFMSEGNYYWNSGIFVWQTSTILAEIEAHLPDVYSVLNEIRTTWRESDKLQDSINRHFSTMPNISIDYGVLEKSTNVSLIPCELGWSDVGSWDTVHEIAEHDDAGNAVQGYTIVKDCRNSLIHSNNRLVAAVGVQDVCIVETADAVLITKRGESQRVREIVDELKKANAQERVLHLTVQRPWGQYTVLEELPGFKMKRITVNPGGCLSLQCHQHRSEHWVVISGTASVTQEGEIITVTKNQSTYIPIGVKHRLENRGKIPLEMIEVQVGEYLGEDDIERFEDNYERR, from the coding sequence ATGATAAATATCAACTCTATAAAAGCAGTTATTCTGGCGGGTGGCAGCGGCACGCGTCTCTGGCCGCTATCTCGACTGCAACTCCCTAAACAATTCCTACGGCTACAAGGTGAAAGGACACTTCTTGAATCGACTGTCGAGCACTTGTCGCCCCTTATCTTGCCTAGCGATGTATTGGTCGTCACGGGCGTAGAACATGCGGAGGGAGAAGCTTATAACAGCTTGCGCCCCTACCAGACATTGCTGGAACCTGTGGGCCGTAATACAGCACCTGCGATTGCCTTGGCAGCCGCTTGGTTGCAAAATCATGGTGACGGTGAAGATCCCATTATGGTAGTCCTGCCGGCTGATCATATCATCAAGCAGACTGAGGCTCTTCAGGATGCATTACGGAAGTCCGTGGATTTAGCGAAAGAGGGTAAACTAATAACATTTGGGATAAAGCCCACACGTCCAGATACGGGATATGGATACATTAAGGTAAGGGATCAATTCGCAACTAATGGTGCTATGGAGACGCTGCCTGTAGAGCAATTCACTGAAAAGCCTAGCCAGACACGTGCTGAACAATTTATGTCAGAAGGCAATTACTACTGGAATTCCGGTATATTCGTATGGCAAACGTCGACCATTCTAGCAGAGATAGAGGCCCATCTCCCCGACGTTTACTCCGTTCTGAATGAGATACGTACTACCTGGAGGGAGAGTGACAAGTTACAGGATTCCATCAACCGTCACTTTTCCACCATGCCTAATATCAGTATCGATTATGGAGTGCTTGAAAAGAGCACCAACGTGTCACTTATCCCTTGTGAGTTGGGGTGGTCAGATGTTGGTAGCTGGGATACTGTGCATGAAATTGCTGAACATGATGATGCAGGAAATGCTGTACAAGGGTACACTATCGTAAAGGATTGTCGAAATTCGCTTATTCATAGCAACAACCGCTTGGTTGCAGCTGTGGGTGTGCAGGATGTCTGTATCGTAGAAACAGCTGACGCGGTTCTGATTACAAAAAGAGGAGAATCCCAGCGCGTTCGTGAGATTGTTGATGAACTGAAGAAGGCCAACGCGCAAGAACGTGTATTACACTTAACGGTACAGCGCCCTTGGGGGCAATACACGGTTCTTGAAGAGCTACCCGGTTTCAAAATGAAACGGATTACTGTGAATCCCGGTGGTTGTCTCAGTCTGCAGTGTCATCAGCATCGTTCGGAACATTGGGTTGTTATATCCGGTACTGCATCAGTTACTCAGGAAGGCGAGATCATCACCGTGACAAAGAACCAAAGTACCTATATTCCGATTGGTGTGAAACATCGTTTGGAAAACCGGGGTAAGATCCCCCTTGAAATGATTGAAGTACAGGTCGGTGAGTACTTGGGTGAAGATGATATTGAACGATTTGAAGACAATTACGAACGCCGTTAG
- a CDS encoding N-acetylneuraminate synthase family protein, with amino-acid sequence MIIERSFSGYVVFSEDTILNALNKISENKERLIFVVSESGNLEGALSDGDLRRWLISTPDINLQKPIREIMNTDIRWASMDDSPEDISQLIEGKYTAIPLVDANKRMIAVAFCRHGEIEIAGRIISKNSPVFIIAEIGNNHNGSLERAKLLIDEAVSSSADCAKFQMRSMDQVYKNSGSTEDDSADLGAQYTLDLLSKFQLSDEQLFEAFDYCYERGIIPLCTPWDEESLAKLEDYGLQGYKLASADFTNYKLISAIAQTRKPFFCSTGMSTEREIIDGISKLKSLGAPFVLLHCNSTYPAPFKDINLKYMLHLEQQGQCLVGYSGHERGINVAIAAVSLGARVVEKHFTLDRNMEGNDHKVSLLPNEFSRMVIGIRQIEKALGTVDERKLTQGEMMNRENLAKSLVASVDIQAGATITENMIEVRSPGQGLQPNRKNELIGCVLPTAKKIGDFFFSSDIGTARTQAKDYEFPHKWGVPVRYHDMMKMLEMSNMDLLEIHLSYKDMSLDFKKYIKVPIDVGLTVHSPELFEGDHTLDLCSLDDTYRKRSVVEMQQVINLTRELSESFNNQLPTCIVTNVGGFSHDSHIEVAQTLDLYNLLKDSFSELDMDGIEIIPQTMPPFPWHFGGQQFHNLFVDAESIVQFCKKNSMRVCLDTSHSKLACNHGNWSFTDFVRKVAPYTAHMHLADATGVDGEGIQITDGEIDWLAFADLAVDLMPNATFIPEIWQGHKNNGEGAWIALEGLERYFKKVS; translated from the coding sequence ATGATAATTGAGCGTAGCTTTTCAGGATACGTGGTTTTCTCAGAAGATACAATTTTGAATGCGCTGAATAAGATTAGTGAAAACAAAGAGAGACTTATTTTCGTGGTATCGGAATCAGGTAATCTTGAAGGTGCGTTGTCTGATGGAGACCTCCGACGCTGGCTTATTAGTACACCGGATATTAATCTACAGAAACCAATTCGTGAAATCATGAACACAGATATTCGTTGGGCCAGTATGGATGATAGCCCTGAGGATATAAGCCAATTAATTGAAGGAAAATACACTGCAATTCCTCTAGTTGATGCGAATAAACGGATGATCGCAGTAGCCTTTTGTCGCCATGGGGAAATTGAAATTGCCGGTCGAATTATCAGTAAAAACTCACCAGTTTTCATTATAGCTGAGATTGGTAATAATCATAATGGAAGTCTTGAAAGAGCAAAATTACTCATTGATGAAGCAGTTTCATCGAGTGCAGACTGCGCTAAATTTCAGATGCGTAGCATGGATCAGGTTTATAAAAATAGTGGCAGTACTGAGGATGATAGTGCTGACCTGGGTGCACAATATACACTTGATTTATTGTCGAAGTTCCAATTGAGCGATGAGCAATTATTCGAAGCATTCGACTACTGTTATGAGAGAGGGATAATCCCACTTTGTACTCCGTGGGATGAAGAATCTCTCGCTAAACTTGAAGACTATGGGCTCCAAGGTTACAAACTTGCATCCGCAGACTTCACTAACTATAAGCTTATATCGGCTATTGCACAAACTAGGAAACCTTTTTTTTGCTCCACTGGAATGTCTACTGAGCGAGAAATTATCGATGGAATAAGTAAGCTCAAGAGCTTGGGGGCACCATTCGTGCTTCTGCATTGTAATTCCACTTACCCAGCTCCCTTCAAAGATATCAATCTGAAATACATGCTCCATTTAGAGCAGCAAGGTCAGTGTTTGGTGGGTTACTCTGGCCACGAAAGAGGTATCAATGTTGCGATTGCCGCCGTTTCCCTCGGTGCTAGAGTGGTCGAGAAACACTTTACCCTCGATCGCAATATGGAAGGTAATGATCATAAAGTGAGCTTACTACCGAATGAGTTTTCCAGGATGGTAATTGGAATACGTCAGATTGAAAAAGCACTGGGCACTGTCGATGAGCGTAAGCTTACACAGGGTGAAATGATGAACCGGGAAAATCTGGCCAAAAGTCTTGTGGCATCAGTAGACATCCAAGCTGGTGCTACGATAACCGAGAATATGATTGAGGTAAGGAGTCCAGGACAGGGTTTACAGCCAAACAGAAAGAATGAGTTGATTGGTTGTGTCTTGCCTACGGCTAAGAAGATCGGTGATTTTTTCTTTTCTAGTGATATAGGCACAGCTCGTACGCAGGCAAAGGACTATGAGTTCCCTCATAAATGGGGTGTGCCTGTACGTTATCATGACATGATGAAGATGTTAGAGATGTCTAATATGGACCTCCTGGAGATTCACCTTAGTTATAAAGATATGAGTCTTGATTTTAAAAAATATATTAAGGTGCCTATCGATGTTGGTTTGACTGTGCACAGCCCCGAGCTATTTGAAGGCGACCATACTCTCGACCTTTGCTCGCTTGATGATACTTATCGAAAACGATCAGTTGTTGAAATGCAACAAGTGATTAATCTCACAAGAGAATTGTCTGAGTCATTTAATAATCAACTGCCAACTTGCATTGTTACTAATGTGGGTGGATTTAGCCATGATAGCCACATTGAGGTTGCACAAACTCTCGATCTTTACAACTTGCTTAAAGATAGTTTCTCTGAATTGGATATGGATGGTATTGAAATCATTCCTCAAACCATGCCTCCATTTCCATGGCATTTCGGCGGACAGCAATTTCATAATCTGTTTGTTGATGCGGAAAGTATTGTTCAATTCTGCAAGAAGAACTCTATGAGAGTTTGTCTCGATACATCTCATTCTAAACTCGCCTGTAATCACGGCAACTGGTCTTTTACCGATTTTGTTCGAAAAGTAGCGCCCTACACTGCCCATATGCATTTGGCGGATGCCACAGGGGTTGACGGGGAAGGGATCCAGATTACTGATGGCGAGATTGATTGGTTAGCCTTTGCTGATTTGGCCGTGGATTTGATGCCAAATGCTACGTTTATACCGGAAATATGGCAGGGGCATAAGAACAATGGTGAGGGTGCATGGATTGCTCTTGAGGGCCTAGAACGATATTTCAAGAAAGTAAGTTAG
- a CDS encoding transposase, which translates to MKHSKTHYRVQNHIRIDRKHKVIRKYAITSAEVHNSQVFEELLDKTNNNGSVWADSAYRSAERKICFTRCKLPYSSQVDTETPSE; encoded by the coding sequence ATGAAGCATAGCAAAACCCACTATAGGGTACAAAACCACATCAGAATAGATCGGAAGCACAAGGTCATTCGCAAGTACGCCATCACATCGGCTGAAGTTCACAATAGCCAGGTCTTCGAAGAACTGCTGGATAAGACCAATAATAATGGCAGTGTCTGGGCCGATTCTGCTTACCGCAGTGCAGAACGGAAGATCTGCTTTACCAGATGCAAATTACCGTATTCATCGCAAGTCGACACGGAAACGCCCTCTGAATGA
- a CDS encoding primosomal protein N': MPDEPILRVAVPAPLYSCFDYLSPIDCDPGALKPGVRIQVPFGRGERCGILLELVQESAYKTRRLKRAKRLLDADALFSSADLALLQWCANYYQHPLGEVIANALPVRLRKGEVPVSLAHKAWQLTSEGMDQRPDSLKQAPRQAAIMQRLSNEMESLSQEALYVECGECRGVLRTLESKGWIKSDHRLMTRSVAKPATEVPPELNSGQREAVERVLAEGDGFGIFLLDGVTGSGKTEVYLQLVEHALARGKQVLVLVPEIGLTPQLMGRFERRIAESVVMLHSGLADTERERAWHEARLGRARIVLGTRSALFTPMPDLGLILVDEEHDISFKQQDRFRYSARDIAVIRGQKSDCPVVLGSATPSLESLHNAKSGRYHHLILSERAGGAKPPRLDLLDIRSIRLETGVSPVLMRMVGDTLAEGNQVLLFLNRRGYAPVMTCHDCGWVAQCRRCDARMTLHAGSGILWCHHCGSQRPIDKGCPDCGEQDLRTLGQGTEKLEELLLQRFPNANPVRIDRDTTRRKGRMERLFNHILEGKHSLLVGTQMLAKGHHFPDVTLVGILDVDQGLFGADYRAAERMAQQITQVAGRAGRAEKPGRVIIQTRHPDHPLMNILVRQGYDAFADESLSERQLADFPPFSYQALLRAEAPGEEAPSLFLDEAQSIARQLGGDRVTLWGPVPAPMERRAGRYRAHLLIQSDQRGYLQALLSKWVPQLSSLKSARRVRWSIDVDPQEIL; the protein is encoded by the coding sequence CCTTTTGGTCGGGGGGAGCGCTGCGGCATTCTGCTGGAACTGGTACAGGAGTCGGCTTATAAAACCCGTCGCCTGAAGCGTGCAAAGCGGTTGCTGGATGCGGATGCGCTTTTTTCCAGTGCCGACCTTGCACTGTTGCAGTGGTGTGCGAATTATTATCAGCATCCCCTGGGTGAGGTTATTGCCAATGCCTTACCCGTGAGGCTACGTAAAGGGGAGGTCCCGGTAAGCCTGGCTCACAAGGCGTGGCAGTTGACTTCCGAAGGGATGGATCAGCGTCCCGACTCGCTAAAGCAGGCACCGCGGCAAGCGGCAATAATGCAGCGATTGAGCAATGAAATGGAGAGCCTATCCCAGGAGGCGCTTTATGTTGAATGTGGCGAGTGCCGTGGGGTACTGCGCACACTGGAGTCAAAAGGCTGGATAAAATCCGATCACAGACTAATGACCCGATCAGTTGCCAAGCCTGCTACAGAGGTGCCGCCTGAACTGAACAGCGGCCAGCGAGAGGCGGTAGAGAGAGTACTGGCCGAGGGTGACGGTTTCGGCATTTTTCTTCTGGATGGGGTGACCGGCAGCGGCAAGACCGAAGTCTACCTGCAGCTGGTTGAACATGCCCTGGCCCGGGGAAAGCAGGTACTGGTTCTGGTGCCGGAAATTGGATTGACACCTCAGCTCATGGGGCGTTTTGAACGCAGGATAGCCGAAAGTGTGGTGATGCTGCACTCCGGTCTGGCCGATACGGAGCGGGAGCGTGCTTGGCATGAGGCTCGCCTTGGAAGAGCCCGGATTGTGCTGGGTACCCGGTCAGCACTTTTTACCCCAATGCCGGATTTGGGGCTGATCCTGGTGGATGAAGAGCATGATATCTCTTTCAAGCAGCAGGACCGGTTTCGTTACTCGGCACGGGATATCGCCGTGATCCGGGGGCAGAAATCGGACTGTCCTGTTGTATTGGGGAGCGCTACGCCTTCACTGGAAAGTCTGCACAATGCAAAGAGCGGACGATATCACCATTTGATTCTGTCTGAACGCGCTGGCGGTGCGAAGCCTCCACGCCTTGATCTGCTTGATATTCGCTCCATAAGACTAGAGACCGGAGTATCTCCCGTTTTGATGCGAATGGTGGGCGATACTCTGGCGGAAGGGAATCAGGTGTTGCTATTCCTTAATCGGCGGGGATATGCCCCGGTGATGACGTGCCACGATTGCGGCTGGGTTGCTCAGTGCCGACGCTGTGATGCCAGGATGACGCTGCATGCCGGCAGTGGAATACTTTGGTGCCACCACTGCGGTTCACAACGCCCAATCGATAAGGGATGCCCGGACTGCGGTGAGCAGGACCTGCGGACGCTGGGGCAGGGTACGGAAAAACTGGAAGAGCTGCTGTTACAACGCTTTCCAAATGCCAATCCGGTTCGCATCGATCGTGATACCACCCGGCGCAAGGGCCGCATGGAGCGGCTGTTTAATCATATCCTGGAAGGTAAGCACTCACTGCTGGTCGGTACCCAGATGCTGGCAAAGGGTCACCATTTTCCGGATGTGACGCTGGTGGGTATTCTCGATGTGGATCAGGGACTATTTGGTGCGGACTATCGTGCTGCAGAGCGCATGGCTCAGCAGATCACCCAGGTTGCGGGTCGGGCAGGCAGGGCTGAAAAACCCGGGCGGGTGATTATTCAGACGCGTCACCCGGATCATCCGCTGATGAATATCCTGGTTCGCCAGGGCTATGATGCCTTTGCCGATGAGTCGCTAAGCGAACGCCAACTGGCCGATTTCCCCCCCTTCAGTTATCAGGCGCTGTTGCGGGCCGAAGCCCCGGGAGAAGAGGCCCCCAGCCTGTTTTTGGACGAAGCCCAAAGCATTGCCCGGCAACTGGGTGGTGACCGGGTTACGCTGTGGGGACCTGTGCCTGCCCCGATGGAGAGGAGGGCGGGACGTTATCGTGCCCATCTGTTGATCCAGTCTGATCAGCGGGGATATCTACAGGCTCTCCTCTCAAAATGGGTACCACAGCTCTCCTCTCTTAAATCAGCCCGGCGAGTACGATGGTCCATTGATGTCGATCCCCAGGAGATTTTATAA